The following proteins come from a genomic window of Achromobacter deleyi:
- the ispE gene encoding 4-(cytidine 5'-diphospho)-2-C-methyl-D-erythritol kinase produces the protein MTLYDVPAPAKVNLFLHVVGRRPDGYHLLQTAFRFIDLCDTLHFEARADGVISRATELPGVSEQDDLTLRAARALQQATGTRQGAQIALEKRIPQGGGLGGGSSDAATVLIALNRLWGTGLSRRELMDLALPLGADVPVFVFGQSAFAEGVGEQLTALDLPARAYLVAQPDASVPTVGIFSAPDLTRDSSYITIADFLASPTFSFGKNDLEPVVYRLYPEVLRASRWLAEQGVLKDTGTQVRMSGSGACLYAEFSELSEAVLAKTEITATMRGAVEANCKLNSTTQPRFRLVQACPGLTEHPLRNWIAR, from the coding sequence GTGACTCTCTACGACGTACCCGCGCCCGCCAAGGTGAACCTGTTCCTGCATGTGGTGGGCCGCCGTCCCGACGGCTACCACCTGCTGCAGACCGCCTTCCGCTTCATCGACCTGTGCGACACGCTGCATTTCGAGGCGCGCGCCGATGGCGTCATCAGCCGCGCCACGGAATTGCCCGGCGTGTCGGAACAGGACGACCTTACCCTGCGCGCCGCCCGCGCCCTGCAACAGGCCACCGGCACGCGCCAGGGCGCGCAGATCGCGCTGGAAAAGCGCATTCCGCAGGGCGGCGGCCTGGGCGGCGGCTCCAGCGATGCGGCCACCGTGCTGATCGCGTTGAACCGCCTGTGGGGTACCGGCCTGTCGCGGCGCGAGCTGATGGACCTGGCGCTGCCGCTGGGCGCGGATGTGCCGGTGTTCGTGTTCGGCCAGTCCGCCTTTGCCGAAGGCGTGGGCGAGCAACTGACCGCGCTGGACCTGCCGGCGCGGGCCTATCTGGTGGCGCAGCCGGACGCGAGCGTGCCGACTGTTGGAATTTTTTCCGCCCCCGATTTGACAAGGGATTCTTCTTACATCACAATAGCGGACTTTCTTGCTTCGCCTACATTTTCCTTCGGGAAAAATGATTTGGAGCCGGTGGTCTACCGTCTTTATCCTGAGGTTCTCAGGGCATCGCGGTGGCTTGCAGAGCAGGGTGTGTTGAAAGACACGGGTACCCAAGTTCGCATGTCGGGATCTGGCGCGTGTTTATACGCCGAGTTTTCCGAACTTTCGGAGGCCGTTTTGGCGAAAACGGAAATTACCGCTACAATGCGCGGCGCTGTTGAAGCAAACT
- a CDS encoding methyl-accepting chemotaxis protein, translated as MFRNTRIATMLLGIIAVFFTFQLLVGGMGFVALRQTNQDVGQLYRLSSQQVNAVNSAALSLVAARTDLSRYATRVAQGNASDTTALRLARQRIAAGDRAFQTFAGGLSAQEKTESKDLIEAYNNLSGNLQSVGKVLEAGDMDAYFKQGTQQVQELLVSERDAFMRRAETTGQEVMDEISLFHMIFTYLLAGILVLGLLMAVGAHVLIRRMIVRPLVEAGEIFRRIAEGDLTRRVADRGRNEIGALLSALRAMQDSLVRTVSTVRRGVDEINVGAREISSGNADLSSRTEEQAASLEETAASMEELATTVKQNADTAREANRMVAASAAVAQRGGEAVSSVVETMRAISGSSSRISDIVGVIDGIAFQTNILALNAAVEAARAGEQGKGFAVVASEVRTLAQRSAAAAKEIKQLIEDSAQKVGVGSEQVETAGATMREIVDSVQRVTSLMGEISAASEEQATGIDQVNRAVTQMDGVTQQNAALVEQAAAAAGALEEQARQLAGAVAVFKLPEGQVIEAPAERLAGRVAPQIA; from the coding sequence ATGTTCAGGAATACGCGAATCGCGACGATGCTCTTGGGGATCATCGCGGTGTTTTTCACTTTCCAGCTGCTGGTGGGCGGCATGGGTTTCGTCGCGCTGCGCCAGACCAACCAGGACGTCGGCCAGCTCTATCGCCTGTCTTCGCAACAGGTCAATGCCGTGAACTCGGCCGCGTTGTCGCTGGTGGCGGCGCGCACCGACCTGAGCCGCTACGCCACCCGCGTGGCGCAGGGTAATGCCAGCGACACCACCGCGCTGCGCCTGGCGCGCCAGCGCATCGCCGCGGGCGATCGCGCCTTCCAGACCTTTGCCGGCGGCCTGTCGGCACAAGAGAAGACCGAGTCCAAGGACCTGATCGAGGCCTACAACAACCTCAGCGGCAACCTGCAGAGCGTCGGCAAGGTGCTCGAGGCCGGCGACATGGACGCCTACTTCAAGCAGGGCACGCAGCAGGTGCAGGAGTTGCTGGTGTCCGAGCGCGACGCCTTCATGCGCCGCGCCGAAACCACCGGGCAGGAGGTGATGGACGAGATCTCGCTGTTCCACATGATCTTCACCTATCTGCTGGCCGGCATCCTGGTGCTGGGCCTGTTGATGGCGGTGGGCGCGCATGTGCTGATCCGCCGCATGATCGTGCGTCCGCTGGTGGAAGCCGGCGAGATCTTCCGCCGTATCGCCGAGGGCGACCTGACGCGCCGCGTGGCCGATCGCGGCCGCAACGAGATCGGCGCGCTGCTGAGCGCGCTGCGCGCGATGCAGGACAGCCTGGTGCGCACGGTGTCCACGGTGCGCCGCGGCGTCGATGAGATCAACGTCGGCGCGCGCGAGATCTCGTCCGGCAATGCCGACCTGTCCAGCCGCACCGAAGAGCAGGCCGCTTCGCTCGAGGAAACCGCCGCCAGCATGGAAGAGCTGGCCACCACCGTGAAGCAGAACGCCGATACCGCGCGTGAAGCCAACCGCATGGTCGCCGCCTCGGCCGCCGTGGCGCAACGCGGCGGCGAGGCCGTCTCCAGCGTGGTCGAGACGATGCGCGCCATCTCGGGCAGCTCGTCGCGCATTTCCGACATCGTCGGCGTGATCGACGGCATTGCCTTCCAGACCAACATCCTGGCGCTGAACGCCGCCGTGGAAGCCGCGCGCGCCGGCGAGCAGGGCAAGGGCTTCGCCGTGGTCGCCAGCGAGGTGCGCACGCTGGCCCAGCGCAGCGCCGCCGCCGCCAAGGAAATCAAGCAGCTCATCGAAGACTCGGCGCAGAAGGTCGGCGTCGGTTCCGAGCAGGTCGAAACCGCGGGCGCCACGATGCGCGAGATCGTCGATTCGGTGCAGCGCGTGACCAGCCTGATGGGCGAGATCTCCGCCGCCTCGGAAGAGCAGGCCACCGGCATCGACCAGGTCAACCGCGCCGTGACGCAGATGGATGGCGTGACCCAGCAGAACGCCGCGCTGGTGGAGCAGGCCGCCGCCGCGGCCGGCGCGCTCGAAGAGCAGGCGCGCCAGCTGGCGGGCGCCGTGGCCGTGTTCAAGCTGCCGGAAGGGCAGGTGATCGAGGCCCCGGCCGAGCGCCTGGCCGGCCGCGTCGCGCCGCAGATCGCCTGA
- a CDS encoding tetratricopeptide repeat protein has translation MSQCKIINCVYEDCATNRTGRVKSSFKQMNIGIAALALALASALAPQAQAADSRTRDATGPRMAPQNRQPETEVIRLRPGQLPYVSLTADIFYRVLASEIAAQRGMYGTAANTMVGLARDTGDPRLARRGLEFQLAGGNLPGALDAARVWARLSPNDLEASSTELALAAANGQTKGLSQALRNRIEASRDKPAAIGQALAVLSRLNDRRLALRILDEALSDSVRKLPAAHLALADVASAAGDYPRASQEAHAALAADPKSEPAAQRVLEYGAKVDPQRAQADARAYINRNPNARKVRLMLAGQMADAGDYNGALAELQAMSRRSPEDFDLLFMQAQLAYKAGQLPQAKTLLQQYLDVQNQRQRAIVPGATDAGAAAADAHVLLSRIAEDQGQYDEAIAELGRIDDPSLRFSARMRQAALRAKSGRVDDAIKMVDAAAPQDEEERTLGVLTKAQILRDADRVGQAVSVLEAADQALPDTVEIKYELAMLYERQDRLADLERMLRQVIALDPEHAHAYNALGYTLADHNQRLPEALDLITQALELSPNDPFILDSMGWVKFRMGDQVAAADYLRRAYSVRPEADIAAHLAEVLWTQGKRDQAVELLRAALLKDPKNKTVLEVVKRLGVSL, from the coding sequence ATGAGCCAGTGTAAGATCATCAATTGCGTGTACGAAGATTGTGCCACCAACCGGACGGGCCGCGTGAAGTCGTCTTTCAAACAAATGAATATCGGGATTGCCGCGCTGGCGCTTGCGTTGGCCTCCGCCCTGGCCCCTCAGGCCCAGGCCGCCGACAGCCGGACGCGGGATGCGACCGGCCCCCGCATGGCGCCCCAGAACCGCCAGCCAGAAACCGAGGTGATCCGCCTGCGTCCGGGCCAACTGCCCTACGTGTCGCTGACCGCCGACATCTTCTATCGTGTCCTGGCGTCGGAAATCGCCGCCCAGCGCGGCATGTACGGCACCGCCGCCAACACCATGGTCGGCCTGGCGCGCGACACCGGCGATCCCCGCCTGGCGCGCCGCGGCCTGGAATTCCAGCTGGCCGGCGGCAACCTGCCGGGCGCCCTGGACGCCGCCCGCGTCTGGGCCCGCCTGTCGCCCAACGACCTGGAAGCCAGCTCCACCGAACTGGCGCTGGCCGCCGCCAACGGCCAGACCAAGGGCCTGTCGCAGGCCCTGCGCAACCGCATCGAGGCCTCGCGCGACAAGCCGGCCGCCATCGGCCAGGCCCTGGCCGTGCTGAGCCGCCTGAACGACCGCCGCCTGGCGCTGCGCATCCTTGACGAAGCCCTGAGCGACAGCGTGCGCAAGCTGCCCGCCGCCCACCTGGCGCTGGCCGACGTGGCCTCCGCCGCCGGCGACTACCCGCGCGCCTCCCAGGAGGCCCATGCCGCCCTGGCCGCCGACCCCAAGTCCGAACCCGCCGCCCAGCGCGTCCTCGAGTACGGCGCCAAGGTCGACCCGCAGCGCGCGCAGGCCGATGCCCGCGCCTATATCAACCGCAATCCCAACGCCCGCAAGGTCCGGCTGATGTTGGCCGGCCAGATGGCCGACGCCGGCGACTACAACGGCGCCCTGGCCGAACTGCAGGCCATGTCGCGGCGCTCGCCGGAAGACTTCGACCTGCTCTTCATGCAGGCCCAGCTGGCCTACAAGGCCGGCCAGCTGCCGCAGGCCAAGACGTTGCTGCAGCAGTACCTGGACGTCCAGAACCAGCGCCAGCGCGCCATCGTGCCGGGCGCCACCGACGCCGGCGCCGCCGCGGCCGATGCCCACGTGCTGCTGTCGCGCATCGCCGAAGACCAGGGCCAATACGACGAAGCCATCGCCGAACTGGGCCGCATCGACGATCCCTCGCTGCGCTTCTCGGCGCGCATGCGCCAGGCCGCCCTGCGCGCCAAGTCCGGCCGGGTCGACGACGCCATCAAGATGGTCGACGCCGCCGCGCCCCAGGACGAGGAAGAACGCACCCTGGGCGTGCTGACCAAGGCCCAGATCCTGCGCGACGCCGACCGCGTCGGCCAGGCCGTGTCGGTGCTGGAAGCGGCCGACCAGGCGCTGCCCGACACCGTCGAGATCAAGTACGAACTGGCCATGCTGTACGAGCGCCAGGACCGCCTGGCCGACCTCGAGCGCATGCTGCGCCAGGTCATCGCGCTGGATCCCGAGCATGCCCACGCCTACAACGCGCTGGGCTACACGCTGGCCGACCACAACCAGCGCCTGCCCGAGGCGCTGGACCTGATCACGCAGGCGCTGGAACTGTCGCCCAACGACCCGTTCATCCTGGACAGCATGGGTTGGGTCAAATTCCGCATGGGCGACCAGGTCGCCGCCGCCGACTACCTGCGCCGCGCCTACAGCGTGCGTCCGGAAGCCGACATCGCCGCCCACCTGGCCGAAGTGCTGTGGACCCAGGGCAAGCGCGACCAGGCGGTCGAGCTGCTGCGCGCCGCGCTGCTGAAGGATCCCAAGAACAAGACCGTGCTCGAGGTCGTCAAGCGCCTCGGGGTCAGCCTGTGA
- the lolB gene encoding lipoprotein insertase outer membrane protein LolB, whose amino-acid sequence MAWLRWALLALLAFALAACTTTPKPIEGASADAFSRIGRFAITVNEESGKQNAVQGGFSWSDDGRRYVLDLTNPLGSTEARVEGQPGAASLTKADGTRLVADNPDALAEDALGSSMPVSGLRDWLRGRLPGQPEATDVSNDELGRPVAFEQGGWRARLSRYDTLGPQMLVLERQEPGRRIMVRLVVNKP is encoded by the coding sequence ATGGCCTGGCTGCGCTGGGCCTTGCTGGCCCTGCTGGCCTTCGCGCTGGCGGCCTGCACCACCACGCCCAAGCCCATTGAAGGCGCCTCGGCCGACGCCTTCTCGCGCATCGGCCGTTTCGCCATCACGGTCAACGAGGAAAGCGGCAAGCAGAATGCCGTGCAGGGCGGTTTTTCCTGGTCGGACGACGGCCGCCGCTATGTGCTGGACCTGACCAACCCGCTCGGCTCGACCGAGGCGCGGGTCGAGGGCCAGCCCGGCGCGGCCAGCCTGACCAAGGCCGACGGCACCCGCCTGGTGGCCGACAACCCCGACGCCCTGGCCGAAGACGCCCTGGGCAGCAGCATGCCGGTGTCCGGCCTGCGCGACTGGCTGCGCGGCAGGCTGCCGGGCCAGCCCGAGGCCACCGACGTCTCCAACGACGAGCTCGGCCGCCCCGTGGCGTTCGAGCAGGGCGGCTGGCGCGCGCGGTTGTCGCGCTACGACACGCTCGGCCCGCAGATGCTGGTGCTCGAGCGCCAGGAACCCGGCCGCCGCATCATGGTGCGGCTGGTCGTCAACAAGCCCTGA